One part of the Clostridia bacterium genome encodes these proteins:
- a CDS encoding diguanylate cyclase: MRKKLKAVFLFDISSVDNLQSIRSHILGDNRRFAVIWAAAQFLYGAFCMAMSFFQEHYLLCRRIYIEAMAVSLLAFLCAQFIAKKKPLTVYFAMLLDYLAILGSGILIARTLLQTDAMTIMLFASVLITPIFFVTNTLLNIITAAADVVAAVILLKPIPEKTYNWCVATLVIIASMGVVLGHFINKQRFERYVFSESAAKLAELQTRYAYYDRMTGLKNRRAYSEHVESFEKEMDPGCSVIMADINGLKRMNDAHGHVAGDELITGAADCLRRAFEGADAIYRIGGDEFCIVSSGAKEEIEACLERLAEICAGWKGRYVDGISVSCGCASAKEFSCDIDSVLRAADERMYAAKNDYYKGAGLER, from the coding sequence GTGAGAAAAAAACTGAAAGCCGTATTCTTATTTGATATTTCCTCTGTAGACAACCTGCAGAGCATCCGATCGCATATACTCGGCGATAACCGGAGGTTCGCCGTGATCTGGGCGGCGGCTCAGTTTTTGTACGGCGCGTTCTGCATGGCGATGTCTTTTTTCCAGGAGCACTATCTGCTTTGCCGCCGCATTTATATCGAGGCTATGGCGGTTTCGCTCCTCGCGTTTTTATGCGCGCAGTTCATCGCGAAGAAAAAGCCGCTTACGGTTTATTTCGCGATGCTTCTGGACTACCTCGCGATCCTCGGCTCGGGAATACTTATCGCGCGTACGCTGCTCCAGACGGACGCCATGACGATAATGCTTTTCGCGTCGGTTCTGATAACTCCGATATTCTTCGTGACCAACACGCTGCTGAATATCATCACGGCCGCCGCCGACGTGGTTGCCGCCGTGATCCTGCTGAAGCCGATTCCGGAGAAGACTTACAACTGGTGCGTCGCAACGCTTGTAATCATCGCGTCTATGGGCGTCGTGCTCGGGCATTTCATCAACAAGCAGAGATTCGAGCGTTACGTTTTCTCCGAGTCCGCCGCGAAGCTCGCGGAGCTTCAGACGAGGTACGCGTACTACGACCGGATGACCGGACTGAAAAACAGGCGTGCGTATTCCGAGCACGTCGAGAGCTTTGAAAAAGAGATGGATCCCGGCTGCTCGGTGATAATGGCGGATATCAACGGCCTTAAACGCATGAACGACGCGCACGGCCACGTCGCGGGCGACGAGCTGATAACCGGCGCCGCGGACTGCCTGCGCCGCGCGTTTGAAGGCGCCGACGCGATCTACCGCATCGGCGGCGACGAGTTCTGCATCGTTTCAAGCGGAGCGAAGGAAGAGATCGAGGCCTGTCTCGAGCGGTTGGCGGAGATATGCGCCGGGTGGAAGGGACGGTACGTCGACGGCATTTCCGTTTCGTGCGGTTGCGCTTCGGCTAAGGAGTTTTCCTGCGATATCGACTCCGTCCTGCGTGCGGCGGACGAGAGGATGTACGCGGCCAAAAACGACTACTACAAGGGCGCCGGTCTGGAAAGATAA